TAGCTTCGTCAAATTCAAACCTTATACCTTAGTCAAACTATCTATGAAGTTGTTTATTGTAGAACACAGAATTGGAAGCTGTAACCAAATATTTTGAAGTCAACTACTATTTTCGTTTAGCAACTGTGACATTGATCGTTAACTGATGTTCGATGTACAATCATCGTTATACAACTGTTTCATAATGCAGATAGTCCTTAAGCATGGCTTacctttcaaaaaaaataaaatgaattcaCACAAGAATGATGCTTGAAACATAAAAGAACCTGGAATGTTATCAGATTTGTCCCCCACAAGTGAAACTACATCGACAAACTGTGATGGCTCCAGTGTCCCATACTTCTTAGCAAAGTCTTCCATCCCAAAAGAGGACATCCTAAAACGAGTAACAAATGTGGTAAGAACAAGATAGCAGCCAAAAAGTTGCATAAGTAAATATAAGCATATAACGTGAGtaaaaaaagtactactataaagtaaataaacataaatagGACTAACAATATTTCAAACTCAACTCCTAATTTATGCTTCTTCGACCACCAAGTACATACTTTAATACTCAGCCCCGCTAACGAAATATCCTTAGTTCTTTGTtcgtgttttaaaaaaaatcaacaaactACTGAAATCAATCAGGGAGTTCACATGTGAGTCGAAACACGAATCTCAATTTATTCCTATAAAATGACTGGATGGGAAACTTGAATGGCAAGCttcaattttggaaaattaccatgaaattataatttaaggCAAGAAGTAATAAGATGGAAGTTTCATTGTAGAAAATGGAACTTTTAGTAGTTGCAGCCAGTTGGCCATAGCTTCACAGAACAATGGGACAAGTTGGCCTTCAAATATTATTAACAGCTGAAACCGACAGATATTCTTAACACATGCATAGCAAATAAAAGAGGCAAATAAACATGCAGATCTCGGAAAGGTTGTCAGTGGCCAATAGGGTACTAACTCAAAGCCACGGGGAGCGATTCGCAACAGGCGCAATGAAGGAGATAGTATCTGGAAAAAATCTTTGTCTGGGGAGACAACTCGTACCTGTACCGATTATCTTAAAAAATAGTCATGTTCCAATGAAGAATGGAACAAAAGGATAGAAAAAAAACCTACTAGATATTGATCGTTGTAGTCTTGTAGAATATTAGGATGTGAATATTGTTTGGGAATAGACTCTTAACAATGAAATAGGTAGTAAAAATACCTTGAACCCATCATTTACGCTTTTAACGGCCAGTGTCCCAATTACATCATCAGCTTCAACACCTGGAACCTGCTTAAGAAATGAAAAGATAATATCACATGCTTCTGCTACCTTTGTAATCAACAAAGAAATGATATGCAAGAGTGTGTACCTCAATCACTTTGATAGACATAGCCTTGAGGGAAGCTTTCAAGTACTGAAGCCCCTGAACTACAGTATCAGGGGTTGGAGGCCGATTGCTCTTGTAAGAAGGGTATAGGGTGTGACGAAAATTCATGCCTACAAGAAATTGACCAATCAATTCTATTTTCCCAGTATATTGATATATAGGAGAGGAATTTACACACTGGCAAACCTTCcttttgtgtgtgtgagtgtgttgTGGGGGGGGAGAGCAGATAAGTTCTCGGTGCACTTTTTTTTCAAACAAGTTCATACCATTTCACATCAAAACATACAGAATTCCACACGACATAGCCAACTACAGGTGACAAGTTTAAGGGTTTTTAAAATTTACTCGATTATAGTATATGTTTCAAATAGGTGATACTGTCCTTAGCCACCCTCCTTCGTATTGCTTTTTTTTACCATCACCACTTTCATTGCAACTTTTATAATGTAACCACTTTCATCTACAGATCCGCCTCTTTTACCCCTCTCTTTCTATTGAAATGCCTTTTATGGTAAATTAATACGAAGAACATCGTAAGGGAAAAGAAGTATCATAAACAATCCATATCGTTTACCAAGCAATCCAGGTTATCAGTTCAGGATGCACATTTTTTTCTTGTGTGTGCGCGGGGTTGGGGATTGACCAAATTAAGTTAGTATGGTTGGACATATCCATTATATATCACAGACAAAGAAGCTTTCACCTGATTAAAAAACCAACATCACATCACATGATGGAAGCTTCAGAACTGCTGTCATAAAGATTTCAGTATAACAAAAGCTTCTGAGTAACTTGTTTTAAATTCCAGGTTCAGTTTAAACAGAGTTCAACATACCAAACTAAGCAAAGCATGGATAGAagagtaaaagagaagaaaagcaATCTCAAAACAAAGGAAATTGATACATTACTGCAGGGGTTAAACTGAAAGAAGAACAAAGCAAGAACTCAAGAAAATTCTCCTACCACAGATGTAGACTCTAAATTCTAAATGGTCCTACACGGTATCTCACATGATGATCAGGCGATTACTTTTATCCAACCTAAAGTTTCGAGCCTGCTAAGGAGCTCATAGCACAAACTGATGATTAACTAACTGAAATGAGTAAAccaagcaagaaaacaaataaaatagcCCTTGTAAATCTTGTCTCCAACACAAGATCTCTTCAAGGGTGCAAATTTTGGCATCAAGATATTTGTATGCCCGATCAAATTTTTTCTCTATCACAGTAATTAATATCTTTGGGCAAGTAAAACTTCAGACGCCTAGCTTGACAGAACTATTCTCAAAGCTCAAGGTTCAAACTTAGATATAGTTTCAAGTACTATTGTAATAGCAAATAAAATATGAAGGGATCCAGGTAACTGCTTACGCATATGGACTACTGGGTAAAAGCCATCCCTTGTTAGCTAGTcataaatgaagaaaaaaataaaaaatcaaatagcATACCTTTTCCAACAAAACTTTGTTTGGACGAAAGAGACGCATGACCATAAGGACCCCCTGTAAAGAAAAACTTTGttttatcaaaataatttaCTCAAAGCCACACCCATCTTTCTTTTGTTATTAATCATTATAGGACTATAGTCAGTATAAGTAAACATATATTAACATTTTATACAGAAATTACATATGAAAGACATCATTTATGTCCAGCCTGAACCCCTATTCCCCACCTCCACctaagaataagaaaaaaattatttaatatgaGTTAGCCTTGAATTGTTCATAGAAGCATATCCAACCGTGTGTTTTCCTTCATTTTATCAAGAGCCACCAAGCATAAAATGACTATTTGCACCCATTTTGAGTGGACATAAAAATAAACAGTCTGCCCGAAAAAGATGAGAACAGTAATTGTTAATTTGACGAATATTCTCTATTAGCTGCGAAGCAACAACTTTGtgaaaataaaagtaataacTGATTCACCCATTTAGAACTTTTCTATCAAAAACAAACCGTCTATTCTTTCCGTTCACGCCTTAACAAAATTCAGTACTATCCAGCagattaaataattttgatgagATAGATTAGTTCAAGCTTAAATTTGAAACAGATCAATTAGAAAGGAAAAAGATGCATGCACAATAACCAGGCAAGATGACACCCAGCTCCAATCAAAATGGGCTCTGACAAGCAGCAGAAGTTACAAGCCCAGAGCTTTCCAACTTTACCACAATTTAGGTCAGTAGGTGAAAGATATTCTTAGCTAAATATACCCAGGCCCCAATGTATCATTGTCAAGACCAATAAATTGGACCATGCAGATAGAACTGAATTCAGATGTATATTGAAGCCACGCCACCAAGTACCTTTATTAAGTCAGAGTACAAGCATAAAGTAACCTAGAGGCagacaatataaataaagatGCAAGCAAACTTGGACCATTCCTGATAAATGACAAAAACAAACAAGCACACAGCCCCTTAAGTACCAGGGCATAATCATAGAAACTCGATGAGTATTTACAAATAAAGATGATACAAACAGTGGAATTAGGAGCTAGATAAACAAATGGAATAAAGAGAATATAATATAGTTAGAAAGCAAGCTTACCATCATAGTCAAAAACCACCTGGATGTCGTTCAGAATAAAAGCAAAAACAGAAGGGAAAAAAGCTTGTGTTAGAGCAGACACATCAACAGCTATATGCCAGTGCATAAAAGGCACAACACTGACATGGGGCATTAAAGAAATCAAATGACAGGGGAGAACAAGGGCATACCACTACATGTGTAGGAATATATTCCAATACATCAATTATCTGCAAGAAGTCAAAGATCAGTGAGCAATATAAAAAACTAGCACGAGGTAGACATATATACCCCTAAGGAAATCTTACCAGGGACAATGCACTGAAAATTGTTAGGACCCAATCTCCATTGCCATCAGCATGAGATAGATGACCATGGTGCAATTTTGCTATAAGAAGAAACACAATGAAACACTGGAAATGATGAGTGCCCAAACTAGTGGTAGATGATAGAGACAGGGAGAAGAAAGCCAGCTACCAATAACCCCAGATGAGCTAGCATATGTATAGGCAGTGGAGTTGATCAAAGTTTCAAATCGAAACAGAATTCCTTTTGGGTTCCTTTTGGATATCAAGTCGATTGGTAGAATAAATTATTATAGTTTTGTCTTTATTAGTTTGTTCAATGGTAGAAAATGAACTATTAAGGAAATTAGCAAATACATCGGCATCATCATTTTACATACCAATAAGCTTGTAATAGGCTCTGTATATTATTGAAGTGCCATCAATGAGCATTACTCTTCCATTTGATGGATTTACGGCGGTGGAACCATCTTCACGTGGAGCGGTATCAACGAGTGTACTCTGCCCAAGGGTTGCGTTTTGAGCAGCTGAACGGACACCTCTCAAATGGATAGGTTGCACAAGTTTACAAAATCCAGAACTCGAACTAGGTCGCTCTTTGCACGAATCCTAATCACAATCAGACAGCTAAAATAACAGAAAACATGAAATGCTAAGAAGTCAAAAGTGATGAAACATCTACCTTTTTAAAAAGGAGTGAATAAGACCTTCTCGAATCTACAATTGACGTCAATTTGTGGCCTAATTTCTGATTCACCGAAAGACTCCTCCAGAAAACATGAAGCTGTTGGTGCGGAATTTGAAAGCAAGCCATGAAAATTGGCCTATTTATTATCTAAGCATTTCGGTGAACGGCTTTGCAACAGAGAGTAGCAAACATTTGCATATCATACTTCAATCGGAATCAGCTGATtttcagaagaagaaaaaaCGCTCAATcaattacaataaaattaagaaGGAATACGGATAAGAATACTATAAATAGAACAACACACTACAAAACTTACCGTGGCTTCAGCTGCGTTCTCGTCGACTTGAGTAGTGAGAGAGGATGGAGGAGcggcgcagcggcggcgggtggTTATCGGCGGGGAGATTGGATGAGTCTGAAGAATGATGGAGTCGCACacatttattactattattattagtattattttactgGTATTTTTGAATAgtccattttattattttaattttgatctTTAATATGTGTAGTTGAAGAAAATGTTTAAAGGAGAAAGCTTATTCCCATTTTATTACAAAAGTAGCTGAAGGGAAGTGTATGATATAGTTTTGAAATAGTTATTTTCATTTCAATCGATTGGTTAGCAAttgtataatttaattttgaaatatttcattctcgaaaattgaaatattcattcaatttattGTGCATTTAGCGTAGTGCTAAAGAAGGGGTAATTACatgtttcatacaaaatgtttcatcttTGTTTCAAGTTagtacaaaaaatattaaattcactTATTTCATAAAAAAGTTTAACTAGTGTTTTAAAATAATGCATCCGTCAAGTTCCTACT
This sequence is a window from Salvia splendens isolate huo1 chromosome 5, SspV2, whole genome shotgun sequence. Protein-coding genes within it:
- the LOC121805401 gene encoding DNA polymerase I-like isoform X4, coding for MACFQIPHQQLHVFWRSLSVNQKLGHKLTSIVDSRRSYSLLFKKDSCKERPSSSSGFCKLVQPIHLRGVRSAAQNATLGQSTLVDTAPREDGSTAVNPSNGRVMLIDGTSIIYRAYYKLIAKLHHGHLSHADGNGDWVLTIFSALSLIIDVLEYIPTHVVVVFDYDGGPYGHASLSSKQSFVGKGMNFRHTLYPSYKSNRPPTPDTVVQGLQYLKASLKAMSIKVIEVPGVEADDVIGTLAVKSVNDGFKVRVVSPDKDFFQILSPSLRLLRIAPRGFEMSSFGMEDFAKKYGTLEPSQFVDVVSLVGDKSDNIPGVDGIGDVHAIRLITKFGSLENLLHHVDEVEEERIKKALIANAEQAILSKNLAMLRSDLPSYMVPYTTKDLPFIKPEDDGQKFTSLLTAISAYAEGFSADTIIRRASNLWKKLETQGIH
- the LOC121805401 gene encoding 5'-3' exonuclease-like isoform X7; its protein translation is MACFQIPHQQLHVFWRSLSVNQKLGHKLTSIVDSRRSYSLLFKKDSCKERPSSSSGFCKLVQPIHLRGVRSAAQNATLGQSTLVDTAPREDGSTAVNPSNGRVMLIDGTSIIYRAYYKLIAKLHHGHLSHADGNGDWVLTIFSALSLIIDVLEYIPTHVVVVFDYDGMNFRHTLYPSYKSNRPPTPDTVVQGLQYLKASLKAMSIKVIEVPGVEADDVIGTLAVKSVNDGFKVRVVSPDKDFFQILSPSLRLLRIAPRGFEMSSFGMEDFAKKYGTLEPSQFVDVVSLVGDKSDNIPGVDGIGDVHAIRLITKFGSLENLLHHVDEVEEERIKKALIANAEQAILSKNLAMLRSDLPSYMVPYTTKDLPFIKPEDDGQKFTSLLTAISAYAEGFSADTIIRRASNLWKKLETQGIH
- the LOC121805401 gene encoding DNA polymerase I-like isoform X2, with amino-acid sequence MACFQIPHQQLHVFWRSLSVNQKLGHKLTSIVDSRRSYSLLFKKDSCKERPSSSSGFCKLVQPIHLRGVRSAAQNATLGQSTLVDTAPREDGSTAVNPSNGRVMLIDGTSIIYRAYYKLIAKLHHGHLSHADGNGDWVLTIFSALSLIIDVLEYIPTHVVVVFDYDGGPYGHASLSSKQSFVGKGMNFRHTLYPSYKSNRPPTPDTVVQGLQYLKASLKAMSIKVIEVPGVEADDVIGTLAVKSVNDGFKVRVVSPDKDFFQILSPSLRLLRIAPRGFEMSSFGMEDFAKKYGTLEPSQFVDVVSLVGDKSDNIPGVDGIGDVHAIRLITKFGSLENLLHHVDEVEEERIKKILCLFFQALIANAEQAILSKNLAMLRSDLPSYMVPYTTKDLPFIKPEDDGQKFTSLLTAISAYAEGFSADTIIRRASNLWKKLETQGIH
- the LOC121805401 gene encoding DNA polymerase I-like isoform X1, whose amino-acid sequence is MACFQIPHQQLHVFWRSLSVNQKLGHKLTSIVDSRRSYSLLFKKDSCKERPSSSSGFCKLVQPIHLRGVRSAAQNATLGQSTLVDTAPREDGSTAVNPSNGRVMLIDGTSIIYRAYYKLIAKLHHGHLSHADGNGDWVLTIFSALSLIIDVLEYIPTHVVVVFDYDGGPYGHASLSSKQSFVGKGMNFRHTLYPSYKSNRPPTPDTVVQGLQYLKASLKAMSIKVIEQVPGVEADDVIGTLAVKSVNDGFKVRVVSPDKDFFQILSPSLRLLRIAPRGFEMSSFGMEDFAKKYGTLEPSQFVDVVSLVGDKSDNIPGVDGIGDVHAIRLITKFGSLENLLHHVDEVEEERIKKILCLFFQALIANAEQAILSKNLAMLRSDLPSYMVPYTTKDLPFIKPEDDGQKFTSLLTAISAYAEGFSADTIIRRASNLWKKLETQGIH
- the LOC121805401 gene encoding 5'-3' exonuclease-like isoform X5, yielding MACFQIPHQQLHVFWRSLSVNQKLGHKLTSIVDSRRSYSLLFKKDSCKERPSSSSGFCKLVQPIHLRGVRSAAQNATLGQSTLVDTAPREDGSTAVNPSNGRVMLIDGTSIIYRAYYKLIAKLHHGHLSHADGNGDWVLTIFSALSLIIDVLEYIPTHVVVVFDYDGMNFRHTLYPSYKSNRPPTPDTVVQGLQYLKASLKAMSIKVIEQVPGVEADDVIGTLAVKSVNDGFKVRVVSPDKDFFQILSPSLRLLRIAPRGFEMSSFGMEDFAKKYGTLEPSQFVDVVSLVGDKSDNIPGVDGIGDVHAIRLITKFGSLENLLHHVDEVEEERIKKILCLFFQALIANAEQAILSKNLAMLRSDLPSYMVPYTTKDLPFIKPEDDGQKFTSLLTAISAYAEGFSADTIIRRASNLWKKLETQGIH
- the LOC121805401 gene encoding 5'-3' exonuclease-like isoform X6 — encoded protein: MACFQIPHQQLHVFWRSLSVNQKLGHKLTSIVDSRRSYSLLFKKDSCKERPSSSSGFCKLVQPIHLRGVRSAAQNATLGQSTLVDTAPREDGSTAVNPSNGRVMLIDGTSIIYRAYYKLIAKLHHGHLSHADGNGDWVLTIFSALSLIIDVLEYIPTHVVVVFDYDGMNFRHTLYPSYKSNRPPTPDTVVQGLQYLKASLKAMSIKVIEVPGVEADDVIGTLAVKSVNDGFKVRVVSPDKDFFQILSPSLRLLRIAPRGFEMSSFGMEDFAKKYGTLEPSQFVDVVSLVGDKSDNIPGVDGIGDVHAIRLITKFGSLENLLHHVDEVEEERIKKILCLFFQALIANAEQAILSKNLAMLRSDLPSYMVPYTTKDLPFIKPEDDGQKFTSLLTAISAYAEGFSADTIIRRASNLWKKLETQGIH
- the LOC121805401 gene encoding DNA polymerase I-like isoform X3, which translates into the protein MACFQIPHQQLHVFWRSLSVNQKLGHKLTSIVDSRRSYSLLFKKDSCKERPSSSSGFCKLVQPIHLRGVRSAAQNATLGQSTLVDTAPREDGSTAVNPSNGRVMLIDGTSIIYRAYYKLIAKLHHGHLSHADGNGDWVLTIFSALSLIIDVLEYIPTHVVVVFDYDGGPYGHASLSSKQSFVGKGMNFRHTLYPSYKSNRPPTPDTVVQGLQYLKASLKAMSIKVIEQVPGVEADDVIGTLAVKSVNDGFKVRVVSPDKDFFQILSPSLRLLRIAPRGFEMSSFGMEDFAKKYGTLEPSQFVDVVSLVGDKSDNIPGVDGIGDVHAIRLITKFGSLENLLHHVDEVEEERIKKALIANAEQAILSKNLAMLRSDLPSYMVPYTTKDLPFIKPEDDGQKFTSLLTAISAYAEGFSADTIIRRASNLWKKLETQGIH